Proteins from a single region of Argiope bruennichi chromosome 6, qqArgBrue1.1, whole genome shotgun sequence:
- the LOC129972219 gene encoding gastrula zinc finger protein XlCGF8.2DB-like codes for MLHTCDICGKGFSKRNNLRIHLKIHSNEKPHVCEICAKRFSVKNSLRNHMLTHTKEKPYVCELCAKGFTVMNGLRKHMLTHTNEKPHVCELCAKGFSLKDSLKKHMLTHTNKKPYVCELCAKGFSFKGSLRQHLLSHTKEKSHICEICCKGFSHKGNLKQHLLIHAEDKPFACEVCAKRFYGKGKLKRHLNVHSKEKPYACEVCGKKFSAKATMKSHLLVHTNEKPYKCEICDKSFSKNCVLKTHALTHLKEISHSCKVCSEKFPTNYALRLHALTHSNKEPYTCKICTKAFLFSSYLQKHLEYHANEMPYACEVCGKKFNFQCNLKRHLLVHTKEKNFSCDVCGKKFAHSGNLKQHLVTHLENF; via the coding sequence ATGCTGCATACATGTGATATATGTGGTAAAGGATTTtctaagagaaataatttaagaattcatttaaagattcattcaaatgaaaaaccTCATGTATGTGAAATATGTGCCAAACGATTCTCTGTGAAGAATAGTTTAAGAAATCACATGCTgactcatacaaaagaaaaaccttatgtaTGTGAATTATGTGCCAAAGGATTCACAGTCATGAATGGTTTAAGGAAGCACATGCTgactcatacaaatgaaaaacctcATGTATGTGAACTATGTGCCAAAGGATTCTCATTGAAGGATAGTTTAAAAAAGCACATGCTCactcatacaaataaaaaacctTATGTATGTGAACTATGTGCCAAAGGGTTTTCATTTAAAGGTAGTTTAAGACAGCATTTGCTGAGTCATACCAAAGAAAAGTCTCATATTTGTGAGATATGCTGTAAAGGATTTTCACATAAAGGTAATTTGAAACAGCATCTATTGATTCATGCAGAAGATAAGCCTTTTGCTTGTGAAGTGTGTGCTAAAAGATTTTATGGAAAAGGTAAATTAAAACGACATTTAAATGTCCATTCAAAAGAAAAGCCTTATGCATGTGAAGTGTGTGGTAAAAAATTTTCTGCCAAGGCAACTATGAAAAGCCATTTACTggttcatacaaatgaaaaaccttataaatgtgaaatttgcGACAAGAGTTTTTCTaagaattgtgttttaaaaacacATGCACTAACTCATTTGAAGGAAATATCTCATTCATGTAAAGTATGTAGTGAAAAATTTCCAACTAACTATGCATTACGATTGCATGCATTGACCCATTCAAATAAAGAGCCTTATACATGTAAAATATGTactaaagcatttttattcaGTAGTTATTTACAGAAACACTTAGAATATCATGCGAATGAGATGCCTTATGCATGTGAAGTGTgtggtaaaaaatttaatttccaatgtaatttgaaaagacatttattggttcatacaaaagaaaagaatttttcatgtgATGTTTGTGGTAAAAAATTTGCTCATAGTGgtaatttaaaacaacatttagTGACTCATCTAGAAAACTTTTGA